AGGTGAGGGGCAAACTATTTCGCAGCCTTATACCGTAGCCTATCAAACCCAATTGTTGGAGGTAACCAAAGGGGATAAAATTTTGGAAGTCGGAACCGGTTCCGGCTATCAGGCCTGTATATTAGCCGAAATGGGGGCGCGGGTTATCACCATAGAGCGCAACCGGAAACTTCACGAAAAAGCCAGGGATATGGTCCGGCTATTGGGCTATTCTTCTATCACCCTTATTTTTGGAGATGGATATGAGGGCGCTCCAATATATGCCCCGTTTGATAAAATTTTGGTAACCGCAGCAGCTCCCGAAATCCCTCAAAAATTGCAGGCTCAATTAAAAACAGGGGGGATTTTGGTCATCCCGGTTGGAAGCGATCATACTCAGGTCATGTTGAAGATTTCCAAAATTTCAGAAAATGAATTTCTCGAAGAAAAGGGGCAATTATTCAAATTTGTTCCTTTGCTGAAAGGGCTGATCGGTTAAATTGACATTCCTGAAATACCTGTTTTACTGCCTTACTTTCCTGAATTAGAGGGATAATTAAAACTAACAGGTAACAAAAGAAACAAAACAGCAGTAATTACGTATCAGCAACAGAGAGTTTTTTACATTTCTTTTACATTGAAAATTCACTGATCAATACTAAAATAGTGTTGACTTCGTTACCTTTACTTAAAATTTTAGAAAACAACTTTTTTTATTACCATTAAAAGCGAAAAACGTATGCGCAGACTTCTATTATTTATTGCTTTGACCTTTGTCTTTACATTGGGAACACAAGCACAATCTGAGCGCACCTGTGCCGCTATGGATGTACTTTCAGAGCAACTGGCAAATGACCCCTCCCTCCAGGGAAAGATGGAGGCCATTGAGCGTCATTATGAAGATTTTATCGAATCCGGTGCTCATTTGCACGACCGTGTGGTTGTTACTATTCCTGTTGTGTTTCACATCATTCACAATGGCGATGCTGTAGGTTCTAACGAAAACATCAGCGATGCCTTGATTATGGCGCAATTAAACCAGCTAAATCTCGATTTTCGCAAATTAAATTCGGATGCTTCTTTAGTGCCCAGTTTATTTGCCGGAGTAGCTGCCGATGCTGAAATTCAGTTTTGTCTGGCACAACGCACTCCTGCAGGAGCAGCCACCACGGGTATTAACCGCGTGTATTACAATCAGTCTGCGCCTACTACCTCTTATATGAACAACACCGTTAAACCTGCTACTATTTGGGACAGATCAAAGTACCTAAATATCTGGACAGCCAACCTGAGCGGTGGTATTTTGGGTTATGCTCAGTTTCCGGGCGGTAGCGCCAGCACCGATGGCGTAGTTTGCCTTCATAGTTCGGTAGGCTCGGTAGCCAATCCTAACCCTGCCGGCGGCGTTTATGGTAAAGGCCGAACTGCTACGCACGAAGTCGGTCACTGGCTTAACCTTCGCCATATCTGGGGAGATGCTACTTGTGGCAACGATCAGGTGAGCGACACTCCCGTTCACAATACTGCCAATTATGGCTGTCCTTCCTATCCTCATTACAGCACTTGTAGCGGCTCGCCGGTAGAAATGACCATGAACTATATGGATTATACGGACGATGCTTGTATGTATATGTACACCACAGGTCAAAAAAGCCGTATGCAGGCTGTGCTTGCTGCCGGAGGTTCGCGAGCTTCTTTAGCTACTTCTAACGGATGTACACCTCCATCAGGCACTTCATGTGGAACCCCCGGAAGCTTAAGCGCTTCAGGTGTGTCTCAAACGGGCGCAACACTAAACTGGGGTACAGTATCGGGCGCTACAAGTTATAATGTACAATATCGTCAAACAGGTACTTCTACTTGGTCAAACACCACTTCAACATCTACATCTGCTGCTGTATCAGGACTTACCTGCAATACAGGATATGAGTTTCAGGTTCGGGCAGTTTGCGGAACCACCACCGGTTCTTACAGCGGCTCGGCAACTTTCACCACATCTGCATGTGGCGGCACCTCCTGCGGCACGCCCGGCGGGTTAAATGCAACCGGTATTACTCAAACCAGTGCTACCTTAAACTGGGCTGCGGTTTCGGGAGCAACAAGTTATAATGTTCGCGCAAGACAAGTTGGCACTACAACCTGGTCAACCGGAACAGTAACCTCTACCTCTGTGAATTTTACAGGACTGACCTGCAACACCAACTACGAGTTTCAGGTTCAGGCAGTTTGCGGAACAACAACAGGCACTTACAGTGGCTCAGCTAACTTCACTTCTTCGGCTTGTTCAACGACTTGTACCGATACCTATGAGTCCAACAATTCCCAATCAGCCGCTAAAACAATTCCCAAAAACACCACCATCAGTGCTTTAATCGGAAGTTCGACTGATTCTGATTGGTTTAAATTTACGCTTACTTCTACAGAGAAAAACATCAGAGTAACTTTATCCAATCTTCCTTTCGATTACGATCTTAGGCTGTACAGAAATAATACACTATTAGCTACATCCCAAAACGGCGGAACTGCGAATGAAGTGATTATTCGCAACAACACATCTACCAGTGGCACTTATTATATAAGAGTGTATGGATATAACGGTGCTTTCAGCACCACACAATGCTATAACCTTTTGGTAGAAACAAGTGCAACTGCGTTTAAACTCAGCTCAGATGCTGCCGAATTGGCTTTAGAACAGACTCCGGTAACCTTCAACGTGTACCCCAATCCTGTTTCTGGAATTGCAAACATACGCCTTGTTCAGGGTACCAATGATGAGCCGGTCAATATTTCGGTATTTGATTTAACCGGTCGTTTGGTGATTTCCCAAACCGCAAATAACACCAAAGAAGCAGGTGATTTTGCATTGGATTGTACTAACCTTTCTGACGGCATCTATATCATCCGTATCGAAACCGGTCAGGAAGCAGTATCTAAGAAAATTATTATTCAACACTAACCCAATTAGAGTTGTCTTGTTTTCCTTTAAACGATAACACTGAATTAAGCCCCTTGAAATTTAACTTCAAGGGGCTTTTTCATTACGCTATCTGTGAATTGCCGAATTAACCTGTATTCGGTCTATATTCCTCCGGGTCTATCAAATAATGACTCTTTTTTTTGCACCCCTGCAAAGAATCATCGTCTCCTTGCATTGGTTCATTGCACCGCTGCATTAACATAATGCGCCCCTGCAAAACTTAGAATCACCTCAGTTTCACTTTATTGCACCTCTGCAATAACTCAAAGTACCCCTGCAATGGCTTATTGCACCCCTGCATAACTTCATTTTGCCTGCTTTACAGTTTATTGCACCCCTGCAAAACTTGTAATCACCTCCGATTCACTCTATTGCACCCCTGCAATAACTCAAAGTACCCCTGCATTCACCTAAAGTCAACCTGCAATAACCTAAAGCTGACTGTGTTTTTCGCTTCAAATCTTGTTTTTTTGTTTTGTGGTGTTTAGAGATATGGGCTGTTATTTGAAGTAGGGCAGGTGTTTTTTGTTCTAAAGCAGATGCCTTTTTTGAATTAGGTCAGCAGTTTTGGTTAAAACCGCAGGTCATTGTTGAGTTCTGTCTCTGTTTGGAGCATAAGTTGGGCACTTTAGAGAATGACTGTAAAAA
This is a stretch of genomic DNA from Sphingobacteriales bacterium. It encodes these proteins:
- a CDS encoding protein-L-isoaspartate(D-aspartate) O-methyltransferase; protein product: MRRKLLSEIEQQGITNEQVLKAMFAVPRHVFFEKAFLEKAYENVAFPIGEGQTISQPYTVAYQTQLLEVTKGDKILEVGTGSGYQACILAEMGARVITIERNRKLHEKARDMVRLLGYSSITLIFGDGYEGAPIYAPFDKILVTAAAPEIPQKLQAQLKTGGILVIPVGSDHTQVMLKISKISENEFLEEKGQLFKFVPLLKGLIG
- a CDS encoding fibronectin type III domain-containing protein, with the protein product MRRLLLFIALTFVFTLGTQAQSERTCAAMDVLSEQLANDPSLQGKMEAIERHYEDFIESGAHLHDRVVVTIPVVFHIIHNGDAVGSNENISDALIMAQLNQLNLDFRKLNSDASLVPSLFAGVAADAEIQFCLAQRTPAGAATTGINRVYYNQSAPTTSYMNNTVKPATIWDRSKYLNIWTANLSGGILGYAQFPGGSASTDGVVCLHSSVGSVANPNPAGGVYGKGRTATHEVGHWLNLRHIWGDATCGNDQVSDTPVHNTANYGCPSYPHYSTCSGSPVEMTMNYMDYTDDACMYMYTTGQKSRMQAVLAAGGSRASLATSNGCTPPSGTSCGTPGSLSASGVSQTGATLNWGTVSGATSYNVQYRQTGTSTWSNTTSTSTSAAVSGLTCNTGYEFQVRAVCGTTTGSYSGSATFTTSACGGTSCGTPGGLNATGITQTSATLNWAAVSGATSYNVRARQVGTTTWSTGTVTSTSVNFTGLTCNTNYEFQVQAVCGTTTGTYSGSANFTSSACSTTCTDTYESNNSQSAAKTIPKNTTISALIGSSTDSDWFKFTLTSTEKNIRVTLSNLPFDYDLRLYRNNTLLATSQNGGTANEVIIRNNTSTSGTYYIRVYGYNGAFSTTQCYNLLVETSATAFKLSSDAAELALEQTPVTFNVYPNPVSGIANIRLVQGTNDEPVNISVFDLTGRLVISQTANNTKEAGDFALDCTNLSDGIYIIRIETGQEAVSKKIIIQH